A single genomic interval of Juglans regia cultivar Chandler chromosome 1, Walnut 2.0, whole genome shotgun sequence harbors:
- the LOC108992668 gene encoding uncharacterized protein LOC108992668, with translation MATMEGPPGLSGMASRQRSFADMVAHTPQSLPEVEIPIDRSAAPFKFSIVLKFLRQRPSLDAIRSFICCRWGLGSQLVVSSMQRPRSVFIQLTNEEDFIKALSKEMCDIDGTPYTAFHWHPDFHEDKESSIVPVWVVLPGLPPNYYHEDFLRNITALFGRLLRRDNATRCATHTNGARVCVEMDASKESMHGLWIGIPRRATSRFQEIVYETLPAYCGKCNMQGDNS, from the exons ATGGCCACCATGGAGGGCCCTCCTGGCCTCTCGGGGATGGCTAGTAGGCAACGCTCCTTCGCGGATATGGTGGCGCATACTCCACAATCTTTGCCGGAAGTGGAGATTCCT ATTGATCGATCAGCAGCTCCTTTTAAGTTTTCcatagttttgaaatttttacgtCAACGTCCATCGCTAGATGCAATAAGATCATTTATATGTTGTCGTTGGGGCCTTGGATCTCAACTTGTTGTTTCATCCATGCAAAGGCCTAGGAGTGTTTTCATTCAGTTAACAAATGAAGAAGACTTTATTAAAGCTTTGTCCAAAGAGATGTGTGACATTGATGGGACTCCTTATACGGCTTTCCACTGGCATCCAGATTTTCATGAAGATAAAGAATCATCCATTGTCCCAGTGTGGGTTGTTCTTCCAGGACTTCCTCCTAACTATTATCATGAGGATTTTTTGAGGAATATTACGGCACTGTTTGGAAGACTCCTACGTAGGGATAATGCAACTCGGTGTGCAACTCATACAAATGGAGCCCGTGTTTGTGTGGAAATGGACGCATCAAAAGAATCGATGCATGGGCTTTGGATTGGAATTCCAAGAAGAGCAACGAGTAGATTCcaagaaattgtttatgaaaCACTACCGGCTTATTGTGGAAAATGTAATATGCAGGGAGACAATTCTTAG